The proteins below are encoded in one region of Tolumonas auensis DSM 9187:
- a CDS encoding ABC transporter substrate-binding protein, producing MKGMHFAKKTATILAAFGLASFLSQSASASEPLKIGTDLTYPPYNYLEGKEAAGFDAEFMRLVAKELNTTPTFMDTRFANLIMGVNLKKFDVIASTLYVTPERANQIEYIPYMKTGGVLLALKDGSFKPQKPEDLCGKKVSSIQGAAWISKLKTVSETYCAKQGLDAIDVREFPTSPEASQAVLSHAVDAQFEDAGVAKVAADKSGKLVLTSEIIYPVVVGLAVKKGNTALVETLKTAIGKVETTDDFKALLAKYSVATPDDAEIKAALNGTL from the coding sequence ATGAAAGGAATGCATTTCGCGAAAAAGACAGCAACCATATTGGCTGCATTCGGTCTGGCCAGTTTTCTCAGCCAATCCGCATCGGCGTCGGAACCCCTGAAGATCGGTACCGACCTGACCTATCCGCCTTACAACTATCTGGAAGGAAAAGAAGCCGCGGGTTTTGATGCCGAATTCATGCGGCTGGTCGCTAAAGAACTCAACACGACACCCACATTCATGGATACCCGTTTCGCCAACCTGATCATGGGTGTGAATCTGAAGAAGTTTGATGTGATTGCTTCAACCCTCTATGTCACACCTGAACGTGCGAACCAGATTGAATATATCCCTTATATGAAAACCGGAGGCGTACTGCTGGCCCTGAAAGACGGCAGTTTCAAGCCACAAAAACCGGAAGATCTCTGCGGCAAAAAAGTCAGCTCCATTCAGGGTGCCGCCTGGATCAGCAAACTGAAAACCGTTTCTGAAACCTATTGTGCAAAACAAGGGCTGGATGCCATTGACGTGCGCGAATTCCCAACCTCTCCGGAAGCCAGTCAGGCCGTTTTATCTCATGCCGTCGATGCTCAGTTTGAAGATGCGGGGGTTGCGAAAGTTGCTGCAGATAAATCAGGCAAGCTGGTGCTGACCAGCGAGATTATCTACCCGGTAGTGGTCGGTCTGGCAGTGAAAAAAGGCAATACCGCGCTGGTTGAAACCCTGAAAACCGCGATTGGCAAAGTCGAAACAACCGATGATTTCAAGGCGCTGCTGGCGAAATACAGTGTGGCAACGCCGGATGATGCTGAAATCAAAGCTGCGCTGAACGGCACCCTCTGA
- a CDS encoding amino acid ABC transporter permease/ATP-binding protein codes for MEFDWPYLLSLFQNQDFWDASLLVVELSVATWLGGIVFGMVLALAKQSHYRPLSWLAGSYIWLFRSLPLLVLIIFIYNVPQFVPSSSDLLSSPFTAGLLAMILSESAYIAEIHRGGLLSVHRGQTEAGRALGMRFIGIQRLIIIPQAFKIALPSLANEFVTIVKLTSLVSVISLAEILMVGQRLYTQNFKVMETLLAVACYYVLIVTVFDRLIVWLEHHFDVNKRIALPTTETEILLARSISVTPPAKAQRSAPSAQSKPILSVIEVRKSYGSKEVLKGINLQVRPGEVISVIGPSGSGKTTLIRTINGMEMLTEGQIRMHDKPFLHPTKNGRPDEHYYEHIDRIGMVFQGFYLFPHKTALENVMLAPAYHHRGSEEDIRQFALALLDKVGLLAHAHQYPHQLSGGQQQRVAIARALAMKPAIMLFDEPTSALDPELVGEVLKVIEDLANEGMTMIIVTHEMQFAFKVSDRVIFMEQGQITAAGTPAQLRESENERLCRFLASQQHALNQLELTQDVSAA; via the coding sequence ATGGAATTTGACTGGCCCTATCTGCTCAGCCTGTTTCAGAATCAGGATTTCTGGGACGCATCGTTGCTCGTTGTGGAACTGAGTGTCGCGACCTGGTTGGGCGGTATTGTGTTCGGCATGGTACTGGCACTGGCGAAACAATCTCACTATCGCCCACTAAGCTGGCTGGCCGGCAGCTATATCTGGCTGTTCCGCAGCCTGCCTTTGCTGGTTTTGATTATCTTTATCTATAACGTGCCGCAGTTTGTCCCATCAAGTTCTGACTTACTGTCGTCCCCGTTTACTGCCGGTTTACTTGCCATGATCCTGAGTGAGTCAGCATATATTGCCGAAATTCACCGGGGCGGTTTGCTCTCTGTGCACAGAGGACAGACCGAGGCCGGACGCGCCTTAGGCATGCGTTTTATCGGTATTCAGCGTCTGATCATTATTCCGCAGGCCTTTAAAATCGCGCTGCCTTCACTGGCGAATGAATTCGTGACCATCGTAAAACTGACTTCGCTGGTGTCAGTGATTTCGCTGGCGGAGATCCTGATGGTTGGGCAACGTCTCTATACCCAGAATTTTAAGGTGATGGAAACTCTGCTCGCCGTTGCTTGTTATTACGTGCTGATCGTCACTGTGTTTGATCGCTTGATTGTCTGGCTGGAACATCACTTTGATGTCAACAAACGTATCGCCTTACCAACGACTGAAACTGAAATCCTGTTGGCGCGTTCGATTTCTGTTACGCCACCAGCCAAAGCACAACGCAGCGCACCATCGGCACAGAGCAAACCGATCCTGTCTGTCATCGAAGTGCGCAAATCGTACGGCAGTAAAGAAGTACTGAAAGGCATTAACCTGCAGGTGCGTCCGGGTGAGGTAATTTCTGTGATTGGCCCATCCGGTTCAGGAAAAACCACGCTGATTCGTACCATAAACGGCATGGAAATGCTGACGGAAGGTCAGATCCGGATGCATGACAAACCCTTCCTGCATCCGACGAAAAATGGCCGGCCGGATGAGCATTATTACGAACATATTGATCGCATTGGCATGGTGTTTCAGGGCTTTTATCTCTTCCCGCATAAAACCGCACTGGAAAACGTCATGCTGGCACCGGCCTATCATCATCGTGGTTCTGAAGAAGACATCCGCCAGTTCGCTTTAGCGTTGCTTGATAAAGTGGGTCTGCTCGCGCATGCCCATCAATATCCACATCAGCTCTCTGGTGGTCAGCAGCAACGTGTTGCCATTGCCCGTGCACTAGCAATGAAACCCGCCATCATGCTGTTTGACGAACCCACTTCCGCGCTCGATCCAGAACTGGTCGGTGAAGTGCTGAAGGTTATTGAAGATCTGGCGAATGAAGGTATGACCATGATAATCGTCACGCACGAAATGCAGTTTGCCTTCAAGGTTTCTGATCGGGTGATCTTTATGGAACAAGGCCAGATTACAGCCGCTGGTACACCAGCACAGTTACGCGAATCTGAAAACGAACGCTTGTGCCGCTTTCTGGCAAGCCAGCAGCATGCCCTGAATCAACTGGAGTTGACACAAGATGTCTCAGCAGCCTGA
- a CDS encoding urea carboxylase-associated family protein yields MTKFYPAAYQANKGSALDVNRDFYQKIADATDKRELVQSIHVPIRTGQAWTVPAGHVFRIVAKEGAQVGDLNMWNLHNPRERMWASRTRQLQGAHVSTYDRLWSNLPFLRPIATITADSLADYGVDEHGGRVHDLLGTRCDPYVNKLLTGEDFDFHCHSNLTRAIMPYGLTEFDVHDVLNVFQCTGLNSDDMYFMKACPAKKGDYLEFFAEIDLLCAISTCPGGDLSVHLWGPEAEDPLKVCRPLGIEIYKVNESLLEGWEQPKSPDYKGNHGMPFPRWEDHPDAKKACR; encoded by the coding sequence ATGACCAAATTCTATCCGGCCGCTTATCAGGCCAACAAAGGTTCTGCATTAGATGTGAACCGCGACTTCTATCAGAAAATTGCTGACGCCACCGACAAGCGCGAGCTGGTACAGTCGATTCACGTGCCAATCCGTACTGGTCAGGCATGGACGGTTCCAGCCGGTCACGTCTTCCGTATTGTTGCCAAAGAAGGTGCACAGGTGGGTGATCTGAATATGTGGAACCTGCACAACCCGCGCGAGCGCATGTGGGCATCCCGTACCCGTCAGTTACAGGGCGCACATGTTTCTACTTATGATCGTCTGTGGTCAAACCTGCCGTTCTTGCGCCCGATTGCGACTATTACCGCAGACAGTCTGGCCGATTATGGTGTCGATGAGCATGGTGGCCGGGTGCATGACCTGCTGGGTACCCGTTGCGATCCATACGTCAACAAACTGCTGACCGGTGAAGATTTTGACTTCCACTGTCACTCAAATCTGACCCGCGCCATCATGCCGTATGGCCTGACAGAGTTTGATGTACACGATGTGCTGAACGTCTTCCAGTGCACGGGGCTCAACAGCGACGATATGTACTTCATGAAGGCTTGCCCGGCGAAGAAAGGCGATTATCTGGAATTCTTTGCTGAAATCGACCTGCTGTGTGCCATCTCGACCTGCCCCGGTGGTGATCTGTCTGTTCATCTCTGGGGGCCGGAAGCAGAAGACCCACTGAAAGTCTGCCGTCCGCTGGGCATTGAGATCTACAAAGTGAACGAGAGTCTGCTGGAAGGTTGGGAGCAACCGAAATCACCCGATTACAAGGGCAATCACGGTATGCCATTCCCGAGATGGGAAGATCATCCGGATGCGAAAAAAGCCTGTCGCTAA
- a CDS encoding helix-turn-helix domain-containing protein, with protein MLQGMPEIGKQCAEQRKAKGWTQADAAIRANLARPVISMIERGRFTGSLKSLVAYLSVLGLELSVNKTHIPQFGQLEDIFNDD; from the coding sequence ATGCTGCAAGGTATGCCTGAAATAGGAAAACAATGCGCAGAGCAGCGCAAAGCGAAAGGCTGGACACAAGCAGATGCTGCAATCCGTGCGAATCTGGCTCGTCCTGTCATTTCAATGATCGAACGGGGACGCTTTACCGGTAGCCTGAAGTCTTTAGTGGCTTATCTGTCGGTGTTAGGTTTAGAACTGAGCGTCAATAAAACGCATATTCCTCAGTTCGGACAATTGGAAGACATATTTAATGATGACTGA
- a CDS encoding winged helix DNA-binding protein yields the protein MSDHPIKIVSSSHLVSERAGELSEFEFGLTVLNNAFNRWMVRCMSAAGEKEMTSLEVQLIHHVTHRKTAKKLADICFVLNIEDTHIASYALKKLVKMGYLASEKIGKEVYFSATESGAALCECYREVRERCLIEILLETGISNEDIGNTAQLLRMLAGVYDQAARAGASL from the coding sequence CGTCTTCGCATCTGGTCTCAGAGCGCGCAGGCGAACTCTCTGAATTCGAATTTGGCCTCACCGTGCTGAATAATGCCTTCAACCGCTGGATGGTGCGTTGTATGTCTGCGGCTGGTGAAAAAGAGATGACTTCACTGGAAGTTCAGTTAATTCATCATGTTACGCACCGAAAAACCGCGAAAAAACTCGCTGATATCTGCTTTGTACTGAATATTGAAGATACACATATCGCCTCTTACGCACTGAAAAAACTGGTCAAAATGGGCTATCTGGCCAGCGAAAAAATCGGCAAGGAAGTCTATTTTTCTGCCACCGAAAGCGGCGCAGCCCTGTGTGAATGCTATCGGGAAGTGAGAGAACGTTGTCTGATCGAAATTCTGCTGGAAACCGGCATCAGCAACGAAGACATCGGCAATACAGCACAGCTGTTGCGTATGCTGGCCGGGGTTTATGATCAGGCCGCCCGGGCAGGCGCGTCACTTTAA
- a CDS encoding type II toxin-antitoxin system HipA family toxin, whose amino-acid sequence MMTDLRTLPQRLSELDICIADKKSGHLLFEKGSYHYAYDSADSLPVSVTMQPQNQRFYNNGRLFPIFEMNIPEGYVRHRIAERLLRYVGKVSDMLFLALQQDAGIGALSYQSGLVLPKPTPEKLEDLLKWNEKGSAFEYLLDKYLLNTSVSGVQPKVMLNADIKGSVLFPNLIAKTGDVEYPHLPENEYLCMSMAKACGIAVPEFYLSDNKELFIMERFDLAGSERLGMEDFCVLAGKQSEQKYIGSYEMGAKIVSLFTQDQSEVERYFRYVAFSCLVGNGDAHLKNFALLYSVTAHTPELKLSPMYDVVNTTCYPTHDKELALKLNKSHAFPDYDGLIRFGRDLKIIRPAAILEQMADTISDHLNMPDLWDDLSFLKDAISASLSRACARKPVFVTVDVKRDKKRKSDKHLK is encoded by the coding sequence ATGATGACTGACCTGAGGACTCTCCCACAGAGGCTCTCTGAGCTGGATATTTGTATCGCAGACAAAAAATCAGGTCATTTGCTCTTCGAAAAGGGCAGTTATCATTATGCCTATGATAGTGCGGATAGTTTGCCTGTATCGGTTACGATGCAACCGCAGAATCAGCGGTTTTATAACAATGGGCGGTTGTTTCCCATCTTTGAAATGAACATTCCGGAAGGCTATGTTCGTCACCGCATTGCTGAACGATTGCTTCGCTATGTCGGAAAAGTATCCGACATGTTGTTTCTCGCTTTACAGCAAGATGCCGGGATTGGTGCGTTAAGCTATCAAAGCGGGTTAGTTCTGCCTAAACCAACACCGGAAAAGCTGGAAGATTTACTCAAGTGGAATGAAAAAGGCAGTGCTTTTGAATACCTGCTTGATAAATATCTGCTAAATACCTCAGTGTCAGGTGTCCAGCCTAAAGTCATGTTGAATGCTGATATCAAAGGTTCTGTGTTATTCCCGAACCTGATCGCCAAAACAGGCGATGTCGAATATCCGCACTTACCGGAAAATGAATATCTGTGCATGAGCATGGCAAAAGCTTGTGGCATTGCTGTGCCGGAGTTTTACCTGTCTGATAACAAAGAATTGTTTATTATGGAACGCTTTGATTTGGCAGGGAGCGAGCGCCTCGGCATGGAGGATTTCTGTGTATTAGCGGGTAAACAAAGTGAACAGAAATACATTGGTTCCTATGAAATGGGGGCAAAAATTGTCAGCTTGTTCACGCAGGATCAATCAGAAGTAGAACGATATTTTCGTTATGTGGCCTTTAGCTGTCTGGTCGGAAACGGCGATGCGCATCTGAAAAATTTTGCACTGCTTTATTCTGTTACTGCTCATACACCGGAGCTGAAATTATCCCCGATGTATGATGTGGTCAACACCACTTGCTACCCGACACATGATAAAGAGTTGGCCTTGAAGCTGAATAAGAGTCATGCATTCCCTGATTATGACGGGTTGATCCGGTTCGGGCGGGATTTAAAAATTATCAGGCCAGCTGCTATTCTGGAACAGATGGCGGATACGATCTCCGATCATCTGAATATGCCTGATTTATGGGATGATCTGTCCTTTCTGAAAGACGCCATATCTGCTTCATTATCCAGAGCTTGTGCCCGGAAACCTGTGTTTGTGACCGTGGATGTGAAGCGGGACAAAAAACGTAAATCAGATAAACATCTGAAATGA
- a CDS encoding DMT family transporter yields the protein MNSLLYIAVVLIWGTTWIAIKMQHGMVAAEVSIFWRFACASFLLMAGLFFSKRLKAIGHKGHLLCFLQGITVFGLNFFCFYHAVTWISSGLESVIFSMAMIFNAVNGWLYFRQPITKNIMVAAPLGLIGVLLLFWQDLKLIEQNSSVFYGIGLSVLGTYCFSIGNMISAKHQKEGRDVMSTNAWGMLYGTLVMGLLALSLGYDFSPELSFQYLSSLLYLSVFGSVIGFGAYFILVGRIGASHAAYATLLFPLVALTVSTFFEGYIWHWNAIAGLCLILLGNAAMFFKPEQIRNRKGIALKA from the coding sequence ATGAATAGCTTGTTGTATATCGCTGTTGTTTTAATTTGGGGAACTACCTGGATCGCGATCAAGATGCAACATGGGATGGTTGCAGCGGAAGTTTCTATTTTTTGGCGATTTGCTTGCGCATCCTTTTTGCTCATGGCAGGTTTATTTTTTTCCAAACGATTGAAGGCTATTGGTCATAAAGGACATTTGCTTTGTTTTCTTCAGGGGATCACAGTATTCGGTTTAAATTTCTTTTGTTTTTATCATGCTGTTACCTGGATCTCGAGTGGATTGGAATCTGTGATCTTTTCTATGGCCATGATTTTTAATGCTGTGAATGGATGGCTTTATTTCCGACAACCGATCACAAAAAACATTATGGTTGCTGCGCCGTTAGGTCTCATCGGGGTTCTTTTACTCTTTTGGCAAGATTTGAAACTGATCGAACAGAATTCGTCCGTATTTTACGGTATTGGTTTGAGTGTATTAGGTACGTACTGTTTTTCTATAGGAAATATGATCAGCGCGAAACATCAAAAGGAAGGCAGGGATGTCATGTCTACGAATGCCTGGGGAATGTTATATGGCACTTTAGTAATGGGGTTGCTAGCTCTGTCGCTGGGGTACGATTTCTCGCCTGAATTATCATTCCAATACTTGAGTTCTCTTTTGTATCTGAGTGTATTTGGTTCTGTGATTGGATTCGGCGCTTATTTCATTCTTGTTGGCAGGATTGGTGCCAGCCATGCAGCCTATGCAACATTGTTGTTCCCGCTGGTGGCATTAACCGTTTCAACCTTCTTTGAAGGTTATATCTGGCATTGGAACGCTATCGCTGGTTTATGTTTAATCCTTCTGGGGAATGCAGCAATGTTTTTCAAACCTGAACAAATCAGGAACAGAAAAGGGATCGCATTAAAAGCATGA
- the srlR gene encoding glucitol operon DNA-binding transcriptional repressor SrlR: MSVEIRREMLVRYLREQGRTSVNDLATHFNITGATIRSDLRQLEQSHQVTRRYGGAEAVTQPITEDRTIDEKTALNQNIKQRIGAKAASLVHDGESIILDNGSTTLQMVPWLVERVALTVMTNSLHIINEVVARDSNMNLLMPGGTYRKRSASFHGGLAEQAFRAFSFDKLFIGADGFDIEQGTTTFIEAYQVSQAMCQAAKQIIVVTDSSKFGRKTPNVVVPIDKIDIVITDHGISEADKTALEQRGIQVLLV, from the coding sequence ATGAGCGTTGAAATTCGTCGGGAAATGTTAGTACGTTATCTGCGTGAACAGGGCAGAACGTCGGTCAATGATCTGGCTACCCACTTTAATATTACCGGTGCCACCATACGTAGCGATCTGCGTCAACTGGAACAGTCACATCAGGTGACACGCCGTTATGGCGGGGCTGAAGCGGTTACCCAGCCGATCACTGAAGACCGCACGATCGACGAGAAAACAGCACTCAATCAGAACATCAAGCAGCGCATCGGCGCGAAAGCGGCTTCGCTGGTGCACGATGGCGAATCGATCATTCTGGATAACGGTAGTACCACGCTGCAGATGGTGCCCTGGCTGGTTGAGCGGGTAGCCTTAACGGTGATGACCAACAGCCTGCATATCATAAATGAAGTGGTGGCGCGTGACAGCAACATGAATTTGCTGATGCCGGGCGGCACCTACCGTAAACGTTCCGCCTCGTTTCACGGCGGGTTGGCCGAACAGGCGTTCCGCGCTTTTTCCTTTGATAAGCTGTTTATCGGTGCTGATGGTTTTGATATTGAGCAGGGCACGACCACCTTCATTGAAGCGTATCAGGTGAGTCAGGCCATGTGTCAGGCAGCGAAGCAGATCATTGTGGTGACAGATTCCAGCAAGTTTGGCCGTAAAACGCCGAACGTGGTGGTGCCGATTGACAAGATCGACATCGTGATCACCGATCATGGTATCAGTGAAGCTGATAAAACCGCACTGGAGCAGCGCGGTATTCAGGTCTTGCTGGTTTAG
- a CDS encoding helix-turn-helix domain-containing protein has product MYEAIEVLQHHKAKLEKSVTLNNGVQLALWRNSHARVNFENTQHHTFSMYVEDGYESYHKRSDGWFNGGEPGRFCLLPKESISSWDIRGNLRFIHFYCSDEHLIQLAEQTWDKSLTSLRLDEKVFIGDNQLQLIYKNFLLEPEWNDPASKMMQSSASTMVMLHLLQKYSHLNWKLPKFKGGLAPHVLNRIKELIRASLADELSLSILAHEAKLSEYHFARMFKDCVGLSPHQYVMICRLEHAAKLLKDTPLSVIEIAVSCGFNSASHFAQQFKTKYGVTPTRYRLG; this is encoded by the coding sequence ATGTACGAAGCAATTGAAGTTTTACAGCACCATAAAGCCAAACTTGAAAAATCAGTCACACTGAATAATGGTGTTCAACTTGCACTTTGGCGAAATAGTCATGCCCGCGTCAATTTTGAGAACACCCAACATCATACTTTCAGTATGTATGTGGAAGATGGTTACGAGTCTTACCACAAACGTTCTGATGGCTGGTTCAACGGTGGTGAGCCGGGTCGATTCTGTCTGCTACCCAAAGAAAGTATCAGTAGCTGGGATATCCGGGGTAATCTCCGATTTATTCATTTTTATTGTTCCGATGAACATCTGATTCAACTAGCAGAACAGACATGGGATAAATCCCTCACCTCGCTTCGCCTTGATGAAAAAGTGTTTATTGGTGACAACCAGTTACAGCTGATTTACAAAAACTTCCTGCTGGAACCGGAATGGAACGACCCGGCAAGCAAAATGATGCAAAGCTCTGCCTCGACCATGGTAATGCTTCATTTACTCCAGAAATACTCGCATTTAAATTGGAAACTCCCCAAATTTAAAGGCGGGCTAGCACCACATGTCCTAAACAGGATAAAAGAACTGATCAGAGCAAGCCTCGCGGATGAGCTTTCTTTATCGATTCTGGCTCATGAAGCCAAACTTAGCGAATATCACTTTGCCCGCATGTTTAAAGACTGCGTCGGCTTGTCGCCGCATCAATATGTAATGATCTGTCGGCTTGAACATGCTGCAAAATTGCTAAAAGACACACCGCTCTCTGTAATTGAGATAGCGGTTAGTTGCGGATTTAACTCAGCCAGTCATTTTGCACAGCAGTTCAAAACCAAATATGGCGTTACACCAACCCGTTACCGACTTGGCTGA
- a CDS encoding GntR family transcriptional regulator — protein MSQQPETQYNHLPAFERVASLLRDELIAGQLHAGQTLVEMDLAERLEASRNTVREALRQLLCEGLVTYQRNKGVTVRMMERSDIKDIYVIRRTLELQAISGGRYIKQEALARMLSAIETVESASRDDDWATAATYSLRFHQTIVSILGSRRFDSFFASIMAQLRLLFASAPDEKFFQQPWVERDRAIYQFLQASQRDDAVQLLSQYLDNSEQALLKLFATKE, from the coding sequence ATGTCTCAGCAGCCTGAAACCCAATATAACCATTTACCTGCGTTTGAGCGGGTCGCCAGCCTGTTGCGTGATGAACTGATTGCCGGTCAATTACACGCAGGGCAAACTCTGGTGGAAATGGATCTGGCCGAGCGGTTAGAGGCATCCCGCAATACAGTGCGCGAAGCTTTACGGCAACTACTCTGCGAAGGGCTTGTCACCTATCAACGCAACAAAGGTGTGACGGTCCGAATGATGGAACGCAGTGACATCAAGGATATCTATGTCATTCGCCGTACGCTGGAATTACAGGCCATCAGTGGTGGACGCTATATCAAACAGGAAGCCCTCGCCCGCATGTTATCTGCCATTGAAACGGTCGAATCTGCCTCCCGTGATGACGACTGGGCAACCGCTGCCACCTACAGTCTGCGTTTTCATCAGACAATCGTTTCAATTCTTGGCAGTCGCCGGTTCGACAGTTTCTTTGCCAGCATCATGGCGCAACTACGTCTGCTGTTTGCCTCCGCCCCCGACGAAAAGTTTTTCCAGCAGCCGTGGGTAGAGCGCGACCGTGCCATTTATCAGTTTCTGCAAGCCAGCCAGCGGGATGACGCCGTGCAGTTGCTTTCTCAATACCTGGACAATTCAGAACAGGCCTTACTCAAACTGTTCGCTACCAAGGAGTAA